The Raphanus sativus cultivar WK10039 chromosome 2, ASM80110v3, whole genome shotgun sequence DNA segment ATCAGCTTGTGTACTATAAAATACTCTCTTACGTTCATCTTCGGTATTTTATTGTCACACGGTTTTGGATACTCAAGGGAAGGAACTGATCACTTGCTACTTCCAAGGTGTTTTTACAAAGATGAAAGCGCAATTAAAACTAAATGAAAACGGAAAACAAATTCTTTAGCATAAAATAAACACCCGAGTCGctgaaaacaagaaacaaatcTTGAACTGAGATACTGTATCACATTGGTGGGAATCAGAATCAAAATTCTATAGAGAGAGCAGAGACGCTGATGAAATAGATGATCCTCCAGTTGTTATCTTCAGACAGCCATGAGATCACCAAAGCCACGCATGAGGAAGATTCCTCCTGCAAACACCCCAAGTGCTCTCGCAAGTTTCTGCATCCCAACAAGTTAGAATACATGAGATTTTTGGAGTAAACAACAAACTCAAGCATCTAACGGACAAGAGAGTCATATACGCACATGGCATGTGATtgataaaccctaaatctctgAGAGACCCAACATTCAATATAAGGAAGGTCTCGAAACATACAAACGAATCAAATTCTACGCTCTAACAGACTCAATTCAGGATATAACAACCCTAAACCTTGAAATTTCACAATAGCTGCAATAATAGCCAACAAAATTCAATCCAAGGCATATAGAAATCACATTCTCTAGTAACAAGACTCATTACAAATCAAATCCGAAGCTCAACTCAGAATCAATCCGGAATCAAACGAAACATAGACAGACAGACAGACAGACTCACagagagagaaataaaaaaaaggaacagAGTTTACCATGTTAGCAGCCCACTTCTGTTCATTGTGAACCTCAGAGTGCCACAAAGCTTTGACTTGGTCCATTGAGATAATACTCTTCACCATCTTTGCCTTACTAAAACAATCTCAACTTTGATTTGTCTAGTTGCCGGAGAACTACTTCAAAGCATCTCCGACACGAACCCTAACTAACATCAAGTAAATAAACTCTCTTTTACGATATTTTGGGCCTACTTTTAACTCCAAATCTTCAAAATGATTGAGCCCGATATTAGGCCCACGAAATCTCTTCGTCGTAGCCAAACCGGTTAAATCTCGGTTAAGAGTAAACCAATCAAGTATTTTTACAATCGAAACTAATCAGGCCAGGCAAGCTAAAGctctctcatcatcatcatcatcaccatcaatGGCGACGAAATCAGCGGCGACGGCGACATCCTCCCTCGTGCAAAACCTGAGGCGTTACATCAAGAAGCCATGGGAGATCACCGGACCTTGCGCTCATCCGGAGTACCTGGAATCTGTCCCGAAGGCGACGGAGTATCGTATCAGATGCCCCGCCACGATCGACGAAGAGGCGATCGTGCCGACCTCGGATCCCGAGAATGTGTACAGCATCGTATACCACGGCCGAGATCAGCGCCGCAACCGCCCGCCGATCCGGCGCTATCTGATGAAGAAGGAGGACGTGGCGCAGATGATGGACGAGAAGAAGACGCTCGAGGAGACGGACTTCCCTAGGGTTTACTTGACGACCACTGTGGAGGAGGACGAGAACGCGCGTGGAGGAGGCTACGAGACGGACAAATAGGTTTACTTCTTCTCTCCCTGATGCTTTAGtttttttgagagagagagagcctgACTTAACCTgttgaaataatatttaatcTAGCTTGCTGAGTTCTAAACCGTTTAgatagtgtgtgtgtgtgtgtttgtgctTTAGTCCCTACAATTCAACAGTTGTCACAATAGTTTAGTAATTCCATTAGTATCACCTTTGTACAAGTTTTTACTATTCTGAGTTTCCATATCTCCTCACtgtatctttttttcttttctttgtaggCTTTTTTCTAGTCTCTCTTTCATGTAATCTTCTGATGGGGGGAAGGACTGCGTGCGATATATCTCCTTGCGGACAAAAAATATTCTCCCTGGTTTGCTTTGTTTAATTAAGATTTTATGTACTACACAAAACAGTGTTTTCCTTCATAAGAACCAAATTGTTGTTCAGTTATATTCTCTTATGTTTACGTTCTATGATTAGCTCATGATTGTTCAAGTCTTAAAGAGTTTTATTAGAAATGGTTGTATATGTAACAACACATAGAGGAAGAGGTTATAGTGTCTGTGTTCTTGGGGGTCCCTCTCTGATTCGTTATCGATGAGAAGCCAGAATGCCACCAAACTCATTGTCTCCAACCAGATAAAGCAATCGAACATATgtcttttcttttgattcatcATACATTTCATCTAATCAGACCCATTGCAAAGTGTTGTTGTAAGGTCTACATCCagatataaaatatgttatctcgaaacattaataaatatataaaccagTTGGATGAATCCTATTGGGCGTTGTTGAGATTGGAGAATGAGAGAAGAAACATGAGGCGGTTAAAGAGAGCATGCAACTGGATGTGCAGTTCACGCACCGATCCCTATTACTTTATCTTCTTTGCAACAACTAGATGTCTTGGATTGTTTTCTTAGACATGCTTACAAAGTTACAATAGCTTCTTTTTCGCAGAAATGTTAGTACCAAGAGAAACTATACTAATGTAAAACTGGATATAAGTGGCCCATGTGTGATATGAGTCATCTGACTATAAACTTTACTTTCATCACGGGCATGCTTCAAACTTATAAGAGgaacaaaacaataataaaattaaagttagaCATTCTTTCATTTTCGCATAATTGACCCACTTAGATTATGAATGCAAAttattcttcttccttctctttctttATGCCCAACCTATCTTGTACTTCATGTAATTGCTGCcagcttttcttcttctcaaagCATTTCCAGtccaaatatcaaaatcaaacgaggtttttagaaataatataatcaaaacattaaattttatgttcACTTTGACTTTCGTAAGAGATcgataaaaaaagaagaagcatgctgaacaatatatttatgataGGATGTAGTTGACGAACGaataattaattagaaaaagaCAGCAACTATTCTACACTAAATTATTAACAGCAACGAATATCTCTTCtctttacaatattttttcagGCACGGAAGTAAGTTGTCTTTAGCTGGACATGG contains these protein-coding regions:
- the LOC108830094 gene encoding mitochondrial import receptor subunit TOM5 homolog — translated: MVKSIISMDQVKALWHSEVHNEQKWAANMKLARALGVFAGGIFLMRGFGDLMAV
- the LOC108830083 gene encoding uncharacterized protein LOC108830083 codes for the protein MATKSAATATSSLVQNLRRYIKKPWEITGPCAHPEYLESVPKATEYRIRCPATIDEEAIVPTSDPENVYSIVYHGRDQRRNRPPIRRYLMKKEDVAQMMDEKKTLEETDFPRVYLTTTVEEDENARGGGYETDK